One stretch of Anas acuta chromosome W, bAnaAcu1.1, whole genome shotgun sequence DNA includes these proteins:
- the LOC137847402 gene encoding olfactory receptor 14C36-like, whose translation MPNISSVSEFLLLAFADTRELQLLHFALFLGIYLAALLGNGLILSAVPCDHRLHTPMYFFLLNLALLDLGCISTTLPKAMANALWDTRAISYQGCAAQVLFLVFFFDAEFSLLTVMAYDRYVAICKPLHYGSLLGSRACAQMAAAAWGSGFLNAVLHTANTFSLPLFHGNAVDQFFCEILQILKLSCSDAYLREVGTLLFSLSLAFSCFVYIVFSYVQIFRAVLSIPSEQGQHKAFSTCLPHLAVVSLFLSTAIFAYLKPPSISSPSLDLVDALLYSVVPPALNPLIYSMRNQELKNALKKVFGNLLFWKQ comes from the coding sequence atgcccaacatcagctcagtgagcgagttcctcctgctggcattcgcagacacacgcgagctgcagctcctgcacttcgcgctcttcctgggcatctacctggctgccctgctgggcaacggcctcatcctcagcgccgtaccctgtgaccaccgcctccacacccccatgtacttcttcctgctcaacctcgccctcctcgacctgggctgcatctccaccactctgcccaaagccatggccaatgccctctgggacaccagggccatctcctatcaaggatgtgctgcccAAGTactttttttagtctttttttttgatgcagagttttcccttctcaccgtcatggcctatgaccgctacgtggccatctgcaagcccctgcactacgggagcctcctgggcagcagagcttgtgcccagatggcagcagctgcctggggcagtggctttctcaatgctgtcctgcacacggccaacacattttccctgcccctcttccatggcaatgctgtggaccagttcttctgtgagatcctccagatcctcaagctctcctgctcagatgcctacctcagggaagtcgGGACACTTTTGTTTAGTCTTTCTTTAGCATTCAGTTGCTTTGTTTACATTGTTTTTTCGTATgttcagatcttcagggcagtgctgagcattccctctgagcagggccagcacaaagccttttccacgtgcctccctcacctggctgttgtctccctgtttctcagcactgccatatttgcctacctgaagcccccctccatttcctcgccatccctggacctggtggaCGCACTTCTGTACTCGGTGGTACCTCCAgcactgaaccccctcatctacagcatgaggaaccaggagctcaagaaTGCGTTAAAGAAAGTCTTTGGGAACCTGCTTTTTTGGAAGCAATAA